One Micromonospora eburnea genomic region harbors:
- the thiC gene encoding phosphomethylpyrimidine synthase ThiC translates to MQTRRKVYVEGSRPDIRVPFAEVALTGDNPPVRLYDTSGPGSDPAVGLPPLRGPWIADRGDVAPVRGAGTPLAGADGKRPTQLAYARAGRVTPEMEFVAIREGVPPEFVRDEIAAGRAVLPLNVNHPECEPAIIGRAFLVKVNANIGTSAVSSSVAEEVEKLTWATRWGADTVMDLSTGKRIHETREAIVRNSPVPIGTVPIYQALEKVGGDPVKLSWEVFRETVVEQAEQGVDYMTVHAGVRLPYVPLAVDRVTGIVSRGGSIMAAWCLAHHQENFLYTHFRELCALMAKYDVTFSLGDGLRPGSIADANDEAQFAELRTLGELTRIAWEYDVQVMIEGPGHVPMHKIKENVDRQQEWCHEAPFYTLGPLTTDIAPAYDHITSAIGAAMIGMFGTAMLCYVTPKEHLGLPDRDDVKAGVIAYKIAAHAADLAKGHPGAQAWDDALSKARFEFRWEDQFNLALDPETARSYHDATLPAEPAKTAHFCSMCGPKFCSMKITQDLKDYAARGMAEKSDEFRSAGARVYLPLA, encoded by the coding sequence ATGCAAACACGACGCAAGGTCTACGTCGAGGGGTCGCGGCCGGACATCCGGGTGCCGTTCGCCGAGGTGGCGCTGACCGGAGACAACCCGCCGGTACGGCTCTACGACACCTCCGGCCCCGGCTCCGACCCGGCGGTGGGGCTGCCGCCGCTGCGCGGACCGTGGATCGCCGACCGGGGTGATGTCGCCCCCGTGCGGGGCGCGGGCACCCCGCTTGCCGGCGCGGACGGGAAGCGCCCGACCCAACTCGCCTACGCGCGGGCCGGACGGGTCACGCCGGAGATGGAGTTCGTGGCGATCCGGGAGGGCGTGCCGCCGGAGTTCGTCCGGGACGAGATCGCCGCCGGGCGGGCGGTGCTGCCGCTCAACGTCAACCACCCGGAGTGCGAGCCGGCGATCATCGGCCGGGCGTTCCTGGTGAAGGTCAACGCCAACATCGGCACCTCGGCGGTCAGCTCCTCCGTCGCCGAGGAGGTGGAGAAGCTGACCTGGGCGACCCGCTGGGGTGCGGACACCGTGATGGACCTGTCGACGGGGAAACGGATCCACGAGACCCGCGAGGCGATCGTGCGGAACTCGCCGGTGCCGATCGGCACCGTGCCGATCTACCAGGCGCTGGAGAAGGTTGGCGGCGACCCGGTGAAGCTGAGCTGGGAGGTGTTCCGGGAGACGGTCGTCGAGCAGGCCGAGCAGGGCGTCGACTACATGACCGTGCACGCCGGGGTGCGGCTGCCGTACGTGCCCCTCGCGGTGGACCGGGTGACCGGCATCGTCTCCCGGGGCGGCTCGATCATGGCGGCCTGGTGCCTGGCGCACCACCAGGAGAACTTCCTCTACACCCACTTCCGCGAGCTGTGCGCCCTGATGGCGAAGTACGACGTGACGTTCTCGCTCGGCGACGGGTTGCGCCCCGGGTCGATCGCGGACGCCAACGACGAGGCGCAGTTCGCCGAGCTGCGTACCCTCGGCGAGCTGACGAGGATCGCCTGGGAGTACGACGTCCAGGTGATGATCGAGGGCCCCGGGCACGTGCCGATGCACAAGATCAAGGAGAACGTGGACCGCCAGCAGGAGTGGTGCCACGAGGCGCCCTTTTACACGCTCGGGCCGCTGACCACGGACATCGCGCCCGCGTACGACCACATCACCTCGGCGATCGGCGCCGCGATGATCGGTATGTTCGGCACCGCGATGCTCTGCTACGTCACGCCGAAGGAACACCTCGGGCTGCCGGACCGGGACGACGTCAAGGCGGGTGTCATCGCGTACAAGATCGCGGCGCACGCGGCGGACCTGGCCAAGGGGCACCCCGGGGCGCAGGCCTGGGACGACGCGCTGTCCAAGGCCCGGTTCGAGTTCCGCTGGGAGGACCAGTTCAACCTCGCGCTCGACCCGGAGACCGCGCGGTCGTACCACGACGCCACGCTCCCGGCCGAGCCGGCGAAGACCGCGCACTTCTGCTCGATGTGCGGGCCGAAGTTCTGCTCCATGAAGATCACTCAGGACCTGAAGGACTACGCGGCGCGCGGCATGGCGGAGAAGTCCGACGAGTTCCGGTCCGCCGGTGCCCGGGTCTACCTGCCGCTGGCCTGA
- the thiD gene encoding bifunctional hydroxymethylpyrimidine kinase/phosphomethylpyrimidine kinase, whose protein sequence is MTPRTVLTIAGSDSGGGAGIQADLKVFAALGAYGTSVLTAITAQNTRGVDAVLPLPPRTVREQLDSVLGDFAVRAVKTGMLGTPAVADVIAAAAEAGRLPRLVVDPVLVATSGYRLGGVEAVRRLLPYAEVATPNRAEAAALTGRPVATVEETVAAAEALAAAGPAHVVVTGGDADATGESVDVLVGGGATTLLRAPRVPTRHNHGTGCSFSAAIAVRLAAGDPAPVAVTAAKEYVTRALAGARDWELGAGPGPLDHFGWSA, encoded by the coding sequence CCGACCTCAAGGTCTTCGCCGCCCTCGGCGCGTACGGGACCAGCGTGCTCACCGCGATCACCGCGCAGAACACCCGGGGCGTCGACGCCGTCCTGCCGCTGCCCCCGCGGACCGTCCGCGAGCAGCTCGACAGCGTGCTCGGCGACTTCGCCGTACGCGCGGTTAAGACCGGCATGCTCGGCACCCCGGCGGTCGCCGACGTGATCGCCGCGGCGGCGGAGGCGGGGCGACTGCCCCGGCTCGTCGTCGACCCGGTGCTGGTCGCCACCAGTGGGTACCGGCTCGGCGGGGTGGAGGCGGTGCGGCGGCTGCTGCCGTACGCCGAGGTGGCGACGCCGAACCGCGCGGAGGCCGCGGCCCTCACCGGACGCCCGGTGGCCACGGTGGAGGAGACGGTCGCGGCGGCTGAGGCCCTGGCGGCCGCCGGCCCGGCGCACGTGGTGGTGACCGGCGGCGATGCGGACGCAACGGGTGAGTCGGTGGACGTGCTGGTCGGCGGTGGGGCGACCACGCTGCTGCGCGCGCCCCGGGTGCCGACCCGGCACAACCACGGCACCGGCTGTTCGTTCTCGGCGGCGATCGCCGTCCGGCTGGCGGCCGGCGATCCGGCACCGGTCGCGGTCACCGCCGCCAAGGAGTACGTCACCCGCGCGCTGGCCGGCGCGCGGGACTGGGAGCTGGGCGCGGGACCCGGCCCGCTGGACCACTTCGGATGGTCCGCGTGA